The nucleotide window CCCGGAGTGCCTGCCATTTCGGTGGCAGGCGAACGTCGGCGATTCGGTGAGCCATTCCATCAGACTGATCAAGGAGATCCGCCCTCAGACAATTCTGCCTTACTGCGAGGCGGTTCAATAGGTTTCGACGCCGCTCGGAGTTGTAGGTGTGTTTTTGGACGTTGTTGTGGTTGAGATACGCTCCTTCCGTCGGATCGAGGCGCTCCCGCTCTTGGTCGGCAACGGCTCCCGCGAAAAAGCTCAGAGCGGCGTCCGAGAGCCCCTTACTGGAGGGTCCGGTTTCGCCTGTACGTCCCAGTTGGCGTTGGGTTGACCCGAGGAGTTCACGGACGTATTGTGGATATGACCGAAGCTGGACGATGCCCCAGTCATTCCCCGCCTTTGAGAGAATGTTGCTGGACCGGGAGTTATCGGATATCGCTTCGTCGATGACGAACACGCTAAGGCCGATACTGTCTGGGGGTATGCGTAGCTCCGTCTCGGGTGCATCATCTCCCCGCCAGAACACCGTCCGCGTGTACGTTTCCGATACGTTGCCCCCCTCGCCGTGAGACTCGACTGGGACCAACTGGACACGGTCCTCTTCGATGGTGGTCGAACGATAGGAACACGGGAGTATATGGACGCCAGCGGTCTCGATGTCGAATTCGTCGGCCAATACATTCTGAACGTCTATATCCTTAATCTCGGCATACCCGTCCACGAGCCTCACAGATCCGTGGAAGAGTTGCCTCCCGATCGTTGCCGGGACAACAATTCGAGCGTCCGGAGTTGTGAGGCGTTCTGAGAGTTGGGTCGTCCAAGCCTCCACTAGAGAATGATGCCGCTCAGCTTCGTCATTGGTTGACGGTGGTGCCTCTTCTATGAGATAGTGATATCGTTTTGACCAGTCCACTGTGTCGAGATCATCGTGAATACTCCATCGAAGAAATATGAGTAGGCTTTCGAGGGTGGGGAGACGACGGGTCGTCTTTACCGGATTCCTTGCCTGGGCGGGTTCATTCAGATTCTCTCTGACCAGATACAGTGCTGCGAAGGCTCCCACCACTTCGGGATCTGGATGCAGAAGCGCCTCGTTGACAGCCGTCGAAGGTGCGTCGCTATTGTCTATCTCTTGCGTTGGTAGACACGGCCTTTTTCCTAGCTGTTCGTAGACGGCCCGTGAGAATAGGTCTAGAAGGCCGACTCCGGTTTCGTCAAGATGTACCTCGTCGTTGACGATGTCTGCGAGTGTCACGCCATTGGTGCCTGCTGGCGTCGGTGGTAGGAGGTTCCACGGACTGTTCACGGTACCCTGGTTCTTTGTCCCTCCTTCCTGTCCAGCGAGCACGGTGGCAACGTCGCCAATTAGCGTGGCGCAGTGGTCTAGGATATACGCGTTGTATTGGTCTGAGTCTGAGTAGAGTTTTTCCCGATCTTTGGAAACCTCCACGTTCGCGTGCAGGCAAAAGGGGAACCGTTTCGAGGCACCCGTGATGGGGTAGTAGAGGTATGGTGGGTAGGCGTGTGACTCTGGTCCGATACCGTCCAATGCCTCTTCTCCGAGCACTGCCTGCAGGTTCTGGTTAGATAGCCAAGCTGGAGGTTCGTTATCCGTGGGGACGAGGATTCGCGGTCGTACATCAACCACCTGTTCGTCGTCTGTTGACCGGCGTTGCTCCGTAGTCAGCAAGGAATCCGGGACAATCGGTTCGTGCCCCTCTTCCCAGTGGAAAAGTTCGTAGGTCTGTTGAACCTGCTCTTGATCTGGGTTATGATCTTGCTCCTGCTGGTTGACCGTGACTGTGACAGATGTAGACTCCACAGGACATTCGGTATCTGTTGTGAATAACACTGGCTCAGATCGGTCGATATCCCACCGTTCGTGGGCCGTTCGCTCGGTCCCCTCAAGTTGATCCAGTACGAGTTGGTCGATGTTGCCGAAATGAATGAGAGATTCTGGTGTGACCTCACCTCTTGACTCCCCATAGGCGTTCACAGTCGCTGAGTACCGAAGCCGAGCCCACAGGTTGTTTGCGATTCGGTCGGGATCTCTGTCGCGCTCCTTTTCGACTCCGAGGGCAGAGCGGAACGCCTCGAGGTCCTCGTCCTTGAAGCGGACGATAACTGCCGTTGTGAACTGATCAGGGATCTCTGGCCCCTCAACGATCACGGACGCATCACTCAACAGCTGTCTTGCCACCTGCTGCAATGATCCATCCAAAGCTGCTCTGTCGTCTGGTATCTCGAGTGGGAGTGGATAGGAAAAGAAGGGGAGACTTGTGACATCTTCAGCGCGAAGGGAATCTAATGTGATACGGTTTTCCTGATCCGCCGTCCCGACGAGTTCGGTGAGATCAGACGTGGCGAGTCGCTCTCGAAAGCTGTCGAGTCGATCTTTGACCTCAGGATTGGTATTCGTCGCCGTCGACCGGGAAAGAACACCTGCTGTCGGATTAACAGGACCACACTGGAGTCGTGCAAGATTCCCGTCGCTGAGGTCTGTCCACACCTCGTAGGCATCCCCAATAGTACAGACCGATGTCAAACCTACTCCTTTTTCGCCGATTGCGTCTGTTTCCTTCCCCGATCGACTGACCTTTCGTAAGTCTTCGAGGACCTCTTGGTCGTCGAATTCAAACGGAGCGCCCGTGTTCGCGACGAGAACGCCCTCACGTGAGACGGCGACGTATAGTGTTCCCGTCTCGTCAGCCTTTTCGATGGCATCGCGCCCATTTTGTAACAGTTCGACAAGTTCACGGTCTTGATGTGCCCCTGCCGTCCCTGCCTCTCCGCCACCGATACTTGTCTCATGGAAAAGTGCTTTCTTCGGAGTATCGTATCGACTGTCTGGCCCAATCGATTCCAGTTTCTCCAAAAGATCAGCGTATCTCTCAGTCAGCTCGTCAGCCCACTCTCTCGAGGTAAGTTCCATCTAAGTAGTTCGGTAGTACTCCTCGAAGTCATTATGCCTTTTTCCTTTACCGGTTCTTCAGAGCTCGGTTATTTCTTTTTGACGACGCGATTGAATCCGTATGCCGATTCGTCCAGCAATGTCTTCTGCCTATATCGGATGGGTTGTGGTGTGGGGTTCTTAGACGGACTCCGAGGCCCACCGAAATTCTAATCCCATCATGAGCGCCGGAAACGCCGACAATCGGCCGGATTAGTGGTGGCGGCTAGCCCCCGCATTTTGTATAGCGGTATACGATTTATAAAAAATTATGCGCACCACACATATTCAACCGATGAACGAACAGACTCATTCAGTCTGCGTACCCAACAGAAACATATGTTTTCAGATAAAATCGCTGAGCATGGAGAATTCCGCTGATTCAGCTGGGGATTCTGGACCGCGATGGACCTTGCTCGACCTCGAGGGCCTCGCGGCCGCCTACTGGGGACGAGGACGGGCCAACTCTCCAGCTGAACCCCCACTCACGCCGGCGTGACGTCCAGATCGACTGCCTCCCGACCGCGAGGATCTGACGCTGCAGCAGAAACGAGAGATCGGCGAGACACCCTCGATCCCGGGGACGCTCGAGATCGAGGTAAGCGAAGAAGTTGAGGTCGGCCAGAGTGGTCTCTGAGCGAGATTTAGCGATCGTCTGCAAGGCCTGGACAGACATTCTCGAGTCGCTCGCGGTGGTGGGAAAGCGGCAAATCTACACTGTCGATTCGGTTATGGGCCTGTTGACACAGTGTTCGTGCTTGATCAACATCCCCGTGATTGCGTTCGACTCTAATATGGTGCCTGAGGATCCGAAGTTCGTCCGGGAGGAGCCCCATCTCACGAAGTGATGAAAGCGCGGTTTCGCGCTCTTCGCGGGCAGTCTCGACATCGCCCGACGCGAGTTTGACCGCCGCGACCATGCCACAACTGAGAGCTGCCTGGCGAGGAATGCCGATCTCCTGGGCAAGATCGAGACTCCTCTCCAAGTACTCGTCCGCGTCGTCGGGATTCCCCTCCACAATAAGAGTAGTTCCAAGGTCCTCGAGAACGCTGGCCTCGCCCTCTCGGTCGCCCAGATCGCGGGCGATGGCGAGACTCTCTTCGTGGTACTCCCGGGCGTCGTACTCGCCGAGCGCCCGGGCGACTAGCCCGAGGTTACCGAGACTGGTTGCCTCGCCTTGTCGGTCGCCCAACTCTCGCGTGATGGCGAGACTCTCTTCGTAGTACTCCCGGGCGTCGTCGTTCTCGCCGAGTTTCTTGGCGACCACCCCGAGGTTGTTGAGACTGGTTGCCTCGCCTTGTCGGTCGCCCAGTTCTCGCGTGATGGCGAGACTCTCTTCGTGGTACTCCCGGGCGTCCTCGTACTCGCCGAGCGCTCGGGCGACCAGCCCAAGGTTGTTGAGACTGACTGCCTCGCCTTGTCGGTCGCCCAGTTCTCGCGTGATGGCGAGACTCTCTTCGTGGTACTCCCGGGCGTCGTCGAGCTCGCCGAGCGCTCGGGCGACCAGCCCAAGGTTACCGAGACTGGCTGCCTCGCCTTGTCGGTCGCCCAGTTCTCGCGTGATGGCGAGACTCTCTTCGTAGTACTCCCGGGCGTCGTCGAGCTCGCCGAGCGCTCCGGCGACCAGCCCAAGGTTGTTGAGACTGGCTGCCTCGCCTTGTCGGTCGCCCAGCTCTCGCGTGATGGCGAGACTCTCTTCGTGGTACTCCCGGGCGTCGTCGTTCTCGCCGAGTTTCTTGGCGACCAGCCCAAGGTTGTTGAGACTGGCTGCCTCGCCTTGTCGGTTCTCCTTTCTTCGTGCAAACTGTAGATGCTCTTTGAACTCGGTTTGAGATTTTTTGTACGCACCACGGCCCTTATGGGCTACACCTCGTTTTCTTACCACCCAACGCCAGGTTTCCTTCGAGCAATTTTCTGGAAGTTCGTACCGCGCTGTCTCGACGGTTCCTACAAGTGGAGCCAAAACTGGCCATTCGGTGACGAGGTCGAAAACGGAGTGGACGTACTCTCGAGCGGTTTCATCTGGCTCGGACAGTAGTTCCTCAAGTTTCGCCGAGGATCCCACCTGTGCCGCCAAGGATTCTCGATGCTCCACGTCACCGAACAACGCGAACAGCGAGTCGAGTGCATGTCCGGCGTGCTTTTCGGATTTCTCCGTGAGAATGGAGGGCGATTTCTTCTCGGAATGGTCACGGGCAAGACACCGGAGGTAGAGAGTCGACCACAGCGGATGCATCGAATACGCTGGCGTCTGTCCTTCCTGGTCCGACTCGAACAGGAACCAGCCCTCCAGTTCGTGCTGAATCGCTGCGATTTCCTCGTGGACCTCCCGATCGTGGCCGTGGACGTACCCCAACGCATGGACGAGTTCGCGGTGGATCCCGATCTTGCTGGCACTCAGCAGTGCCACCATCGCCCCGACATCTGCCAGGAGGTCCGAATCGAACCCAGAGAGATCCCGAAGAGCGTCGTCGCTTCCTGGGTTCATGAGTGTCTCGTATCTCGACCTGACGTGGGCTTCCAGACCGGTCGTACTGGTGTCAGACCGATCGATCGCACTATCGCCGAGTGGCAGGTGGAACGAGAGAAGCAGATACGAACCGATTCCTTCGATGAATTCGGATTGGATCGTCTCGAGTAGTTTCGTCGGTGACTCTGAAACGGACCGATCAGTCACCTCCTCGAAAGCGTCGACCGTTCGAGCCACGTCAGTCTCTGAAATTTTGGGCAACGGATAGGGCTCGATATTGTCGAGGATCTCGCGGTGACGGCGGTCTCGACTTACGTCGAGTCTTTGAGCTCCAGGGTCGCGCTCGAGGTCCTCTTCGCGGGCATCAAGCAGAAAGCTCACCTGAGAGTCGGTGTCGTACTCCTCGACCAACCGGAGGGCGGCGTTTGCGCTGGGTCGGACGACATCCTCGACGACCACGAGGACGTGGCCGGTAGCCCGGTCAATTGCCGCCCGAAGCGACTCTCGATGCTGGAAGTGACTCTGCGCCTGATCACTATCCCGGTAGAATACTGGCCCCGTCGCCTCGTCTCGATACCAGTCGACGGCGACCTGTTTGCAGAGTGTACTCTTGCCTGCGCCAGCCCGTCCGACGACGACCCGATCGGCACTTTCGAGGAGGAGCTCTCGCAGTTCCTCAGCCGCAGTGTCGCACTCACGGCCGCACCGACGGGCTGGAATGCCGGCGGCGACGTCCGCGAGTGTGAAGGTTGTCCGCCAAGAGCGTTCGGGGGAGACTGGTACTCGTTCGAAATAGGCGGTCGATAGCTGGCGAAACCCGTCGTTTCTGGCTGGTTGCTCGAGTAACCGCTCGTTCACCTCCTGCAGTGTCGAGAGTTGGTGTTGAACATCCTCCAGTCGATCGACGAGGTCCAGTTGAAGTTCTTGCTGAAACACGTCGGCGAGATCGGTCCCAGCAATTTGATGCTGGAATTCCGCGATCGCGCTTTGATAGGCCTGGGAAACCGCGTCGATGAGATTTTCGCGGAGCTCAGGTGTGTTAGTGAGATCGAAACCGTTCGCCGCCGCTATCGCATCGGCGACCTGTCGAACTGCATCTTCTTCGGTATCTCCGGTGTTGAATATGAATGGCATCTGCTCACGCACCCGGGCCCGTCCCGGGGAGTCGGTCGTTTCGTCCGGAAGATCGGCGAGTTCCTCGATGACGTCTTCCCAATTCACGGCGACATTCGCGAGTTCTTTCGTCTCGGATCGGGCATCCTGCTCTTCGATCGCTTCTTGCAGTGATACGCTGAACTCAGTCGCGACGTGTTCGAGATCTTCGGAATGGGTTCGCCTTCGGATGATGTCCTTTGCCTTGTCCGCTCCAGCAGCCGTACCCGCTGTGATGCCCGCCGCTACCAAATTCACACACAACGGAAGCACAACTGGATCGGTCATATTGCGGTCTGTGGGTGGGGGATTTCAAATAACCACAAGTTTCGATCGCAGGAGATCGGTTCAACTGGTTCGTCCCAGGATAACCACTGCGCCGGTCAGACTCAGTACGTCTCTCCCGCCTCCACCAGGCCCCCATCCGTCTCGACGAGGACCGTGCCGCCGTTGTTCTACACCGGCGAATCCCGACCCCAGTACAGCGCGCCCTCGCCGTCGGTGCCCGAGCCCGTGTAGAGTGTCACCCGCTCGCCAGCCTCGAGCACGACGCCGTCGGGACGGTGTACGTCTTGTTCGCCTTGTCGCTCACCTACCAGCTCGAGAGATCGAGCGCCTCGTCACCCGCGTTCTCCAGGACGACGTACTCGTCGTTGAGGTTCTCGCGATCGTCACCCGCAGCGTCGGCGTGGATCTCGGCGATCTGCAACGCTCCGGTCGAGCCCTCGAAGCCCCAGAGCCCGACGCCGTCCTCGCGGGCCTCGCGCTCGAGGGGGGTGAACCCATCGCGATAGCGGAATTCAGAGTCGCACAGTCGGGCGTAGCCCTCGCGGAGCAGCTCGCGATTGAGCATCGAGTCCCCGACGAATAGGTAGACGAGCAGGCGGCCGTACGACCCGCGGTGATCGCCACCGACGACGATCTCGACCGAGCGATTCCCGACGCGGGACTCGACGAATGCGCTGGCGTTGTCGCCCCAGTCGCTGAGCCACGACCGACCGGCGAGCGTGTCTGGGACACCCTGGAACTCCGCCGGGTCGACGCCGGTGTGGAGCTGGCGCGTCGACGCTGAGCAGGCGAAGCGTTTTGCGCGTCCCGTTTGCGTAGCTCACCTCGAGGGTGTCGCCCTAGACGCGCTCGACCGTGACGGTGGTCGATGTGGGGGTGGGGGCCGAAGTAGCGGTGGCTGTCGGCGTGGCGGTGTCGGGGGCCGGTCGGATCGGCGCGGTGCAGCCCGCCAGGAGGACGATCACGAGGAGCGCGAGGGCGCGTTTCACGATGGAGGGGTCGGGCGAGGGAGAGGTGAAGGTTCGGGTGACGGCGGATCGGTAAGCCGAAGGTCGAGGCTTTCAAAGATATTAATGATGGACCTTTCGGACGCGGATCTTGAGGATACTGGCCTTTCGGATTCGGATATTGAGGATGGTGACCTTTCGGACGCAAATCTTGTAAATATCGATCTGTCGGACGCAGATCTGTCGGAGGCCAACTTGCGGGACGCGGATCTGAGAAGTGCTGACCTATCGGGCTCAAATATTCGAAATGCTAACTTGTGCCGTGCGAATATTCAAGAGGCTAACCTGTCCGACGCAGACTTATCTTTGGCCAATATTTCGTAGGCAAAATTGCTTAACGTTAATTTACAGAACGCGGATCTCTTTAAAGCCGACCTGTCGGACGCGGATCTCGGGAGTGCCAACCTGTCGGACGTGAATCTTATGATGGCCAACATTCATGAGGCGAATCTTGGCCATGCCGACCTGTCTGACGCGAATCTGATAGCGGCCAACATTCAAGACGCAGATTATTCGTTTGCTGAATTGCCGAGAGCGCTTCTGTGGTCAGCCAAACTACATGGCACGAATTTACATCGTTCAGACCTCTCGGGCGCAGAATTCCTATTTTCAACCATTGAAGAGGCCGATTTTACTGGGGCGAATCTTGAAGATGTTGATTTATCCAATGCTGAGGTTCACAACTGCATCTTCGAGGGTGCGAATCTGACTTCTATGGAATGCGACGGTGCGACCTTTGGAGGAAACTACCTCTATGCGGCCCGATTGCTGGATATACATATCTCGGATAGAACTAACTTCGAGGCACCACCAGGCGACGTGTTCGACGCTGACCCGATCGACACGCCATCCCTCGAAATCCCTCCGGCCATTGATTCAATCGAGTGGATCGTTCTCAACCCGGATCTCGATTCAGTCGAGATCGATGCCGAAGACCATCACCTTCGCGACCCGGACCCATCGATCTTCGAGATCAAGCGTCGGGGCCTTCGCCGGTGGTTCGCCCTCCGTCGCATGGACGATCCCGACACCGACGAGAAAGGCATCACGCACTTCGAGAAGGCCAGGAACGCTTACCGCGAACGAGAACGCCTCTATCGCGAGAACTCCCTCACGGATCGGATCGGCGACGCATACGAGGGTGCGAAGCGGGCTCAACACCGCGAAGCGCTCGCAAAAGGCAATTGGTTTTCGTACGTCGGTCTGGCCGCTCGAAAATGGACGATGGGGTACGGGGAGCGTCCGTGGCTATTGGTGGGAATTTCCGGGGTCTTAATCATCGGTTCGGCGGTGTTCTATCCGATGCTCGGGGGCGTCCAGGTTGGCGACGGATCGGGCGATATCGTCGGCGGATCGATTCTCACGCGGATTCCTCCGCTGGTCCCCGACGCAGTCGCGTCATTGCCGCTCGTCGAGCCGCTGGCGCATCACGGGTCGGTGTTCCTCACGAGCCTGTACTTCAGCGTGATCACATTCACGACGCTGGGATACGGAGGGATTCAGCCGCATGGGTCACTGGTGAAGGCGTTCGCGTCGCTTGAGTCTCTCATCGGGACGATCATCCTCGCGATGTTCGTGGCTGTCTACGCTCGAAATAAGATGCGGTAGGGGCTCGGGCGAGATCGTCGTCCGATTTGAGATCGAGGAGAAGAATGAGATAATCGGGCTCTTCGGCTCGGTCTCTTACGATCAGGGTGCTGGCCCGGCGAAAGGGCCGAGCTGTGCCAGAAATATATTGATAGGCAGAGTCAAAATAACCGCATGGAGAATATTAGAGCCTGGATCTCTCGTCGTCGAGTCACATTTGGATTGGCTCTTTTCTTCACACTCTGGTTCGGTTTAGAACTCATCGTCTACACTCGCTTTGGGCTTGAAACGGCCGAATACTGGTTTTACTGGGAGAAGGACCGATTCCTCACCTCATTCGACCCGGGATTGGTTCTTTCCCCGATTTCCCACGAGTTGGATAATTTCAAGCACATACTTGGAAATGTACTGTTCCTCGTCTTTGCAGGATCGGTTGTCGAGACGGAGGTCAAGGAAAGTGACGTATTTCTATTAGTCGTTGGTTTTGCATACTTATCGACGCTCATTGCCAACATCACTGCTCCAATTCACGAAGTTTGGGGCATCGTTGGAGCAAGTGGCGGAATATACTCGCTAATTTCGTATGGTGGCGCTATGGTGATATTAGACGATAGAGAGCTTTCAGAGGGTGATTTCATATATTCCGTCTCTCGCCTAATTTTGGTACTGATTGCAGCCTATGCCCTCCTATCTGAACTTAAAGGGGGTGGGAACATCGCCCACATAGTTGGCTGGTTCTGTGGGTTGATCTTTTATATGATGAGATATTCGAAACCAATCGAATATAGTTGGAGATGAATAATTCCATTTCACTTTTTGTCGACGCTCGTCGAGACGTTGGCGCACTGGGGATCGGTGCGGAGCTGTCCGTCTCGACGCGAACTCACGACGCTTGAGGGACATATAGGGCAAGCGCGGCGAAGTATAGCGCA belongs to Halococcoides cellulosivorans and includes:
- a CDS encoding tetratricopeptide repeat protein, which translates into the protein MTDPVVLPLCVNLVAAGITAGTAAGADKAKDIIRRRTHSEDLEHVATEFSVSLQEAIEEQDARSETKELANVAVNWEDVIEELADLPDETTDSPGRARVREQMPFIFNTGDTEEDAVRQVADAIAAANGFDLTNTPELRENLIDAVSQAYQSAIAEFQHQIAGTDLADVFQQELQLDLVDRLEDVQHQLSTLQEVNERLLEQPARNDGFRQLSTAYFERVPVSPERSWRTTFTLADVAAGIPARRCGRECDTAAEELRELLLESADRVVVGRAGAGKSTLCKQVAVDWYRDEATGPVFYRDSDQAQSHFQHRESLRAAIDRATGHVLVVVEDVVRPSANAALRLVEEYDTDSQVSFLLDAREEDLERDPGAQRLDVSRDRRHREILDNIEPYPLPKISETDVARTVDAFEEVTDRSVSESPTKLLETIQSEFIEGIGSYLLLSFHLPLGDSAIDRSDTSTTGLEAHVRSRYETLMNPGSDDALRDLSGFDSDLLADVGAMVALLSASKIGIHRELVHALGYVHGHDREVHEEIAAIQHELEGWFLFESDQEGQTPAYSMHPLWSTLYLRCLARDHSEKKSPSILTEKSEKHAGHALDSLFALFGDVEHRESLAAQVGSSAKLEELLSEPDETAREYVHSVFDLVTEWPVLAPLVGTVETARYELPENCSKETWRWVVRKRGVAHKGRGAYKKSQTEFKEHLQFARRKENRQGEAASLNNLGLVAKKLGENDDAREYHEESLAITRELGDRQGEAASLNNLGLVAGALGELDDAREYYEESLAITRELGDRQGEAASLGNLGLVARALGELDDAREYHEESLAITRELGDRQGEAVSLNNLGLVARALGEYEDAREYHEESLAITRELGDRQGEATSLNNLGVVAKKLGENDDAREYYEESLAITRELGDRQGEATSLGNLGLVARALGEYDAREYHEESLAIARDLGDREGEASVLEDLGTTLIVEGNPDDADEYLERSLDLAQEIGIPRQAALSCGMVAAVKLASGDVETAREERETALSSLREMGLLPDELRILRHHIRVERNHGDVDQARTLCQQAHNRIDSVDLPLSHHRERLENVCPGLADDR
- a CDS encoding pentapeptide repeat-containing protein yields the protein MANIHEANLGHADLSDANLIAANIQDADYSFAELPRALLWSAKLHGTNLHRSDLSGAEFLFSTIEEADFTGANLEDVDLSNAEVHNCIFEGANLTSMECDGATFGGNYLYAARLLDIHISDRTNFEAPPGDVFDADPIDTPSLEIPPAIDSIEWIVLNPDLDSVEIDAEDHHLRDPDPSIFEIKRRGLRRWFALRRMDDPDTDEKGITHFEKARNAYRERERLYRENSLTDRIGDAYEGAKRAQHREALAKGNWFSYVGLAARKWTMGYGERPWLLVGISGVLIIGSAVFYPMLGGVQVGDGSGDIVGGSILTRIPPLVPDAVASLPLVEPLAHHGSVFLTSLYFSVITFTTLGYGGIQPHGSLVKAFASLESLIGTIILAMFVAVYARNKMR
- a CDS encoding rhomboid family intramembrane serine protease, which produces MENIRAWISRRRVTFGLALFFTLWFGLELIVYTRFGLETAEYWFYWEKDRFLTSFDPGLVLSPISHELDNFKHILGNVLFLVFAGSVVETEVKESDVFLLVVGFAYLSTLIANITAPIHEVWGIVGASGGIYSLISYGGAMVILDDRELSEGDFIYSVSRLILVLIAAYALLSELKGGGNIAHIVGWFCGLIFYMMRYSKPIEYSWR